TGAgtttattatactatatttttcatttaataggATGcacatttatttcaataaattaaactttttaaaaatgatcTTCATTTGATGAATAGGAAATATTAGATGTTTGTAGTCATTATAATGTAGGATGAGTGGAAGGTGATTCACTTCCTTCATCTTCCTCTAATTCATCATCTGTATCTGAAGATAAATGTTCTCTCAGAACTAAGGAACGCATTTGTTCTAATACCTGATGTAAAGAGTCTCTTTGTTCCATTCTGTCATTTAGAGGTGTAGCATCACCACTTGCTGTTCCACCAGCTGGTGTTTGTGGTGTATTACTTGGAGGTACTGGAGTATTTGTACCATCTCCGGTGCCTTTAAACAAAAAGTTACATTACCCATATATATAATGCTAATAATCATTACAAAGCTCTTACAAGTACAAATAAAACTTCAACAAACAACTGGttttagtaattattataCCCATATCATCACTTGCAGGACTAGCTGGTCTTTCTGCTCCCCTTACTTCTCTAGTGATTTCTTCATCCTGATTAATTAATCTTAAACCTGCTACTCCTTTTTTTGGTACATTATATAAATcacgtttaatttttcttcgcctAGAAGGATCATTTCTACGTAATTGGAGCATTGAACCAAAATCAGCAATATAAAGAAATCCTGCGATCAATAATTCACAATTCCGTTTGC
The nucleotide sequence above comes from Bombus fervidus isolate BK054 chromosome 6, iyBomFerv1, whole genome shotgun sequence. Encoded proteins:
- the Rnf146 gene encoding ring finger protein 146 isoform X1; translated protein: MAQAKLHSQEETSSTLNDKEKEADEKEGSTTVLECAVCLQPCIYPARLPCNHIYCYLCVKGVANQSKRCPMCRQEIPPDFLNRPQLVEVDEAQKESEHFEEEYQWFYEGRNGWWQYDQRTSHELETAYKQGKRNCELLIAGFLYIADFGSMLQLRRNDPSRRRKIKRDLYNVPKKGVAGLRLINQDEEITREVRGAERPASPASDDMGTGDGTNTPVPPSNTPQTPAGGTASGDATPLNDRMEQRDSLHQVLEQMRSLVLREHLSSDTDDELEEDEGSESPSTHPTL